In Ananas comosus cultivar F153 linkage group 14, ASM154086v1, whole genome shotgun sequence, the genomic stretch TGAtctaggaaaaagaaaaagcgaaAGTTTGTGATACCGATCCAATTGCAAGGGCAACATCTTCATTCGTATGATGATCATCAATATGTGTATCACCAGATGCCTTCACATACACATCAAAAAGTCCGTGTGACGCCAGTTGCTGTAATGTTCAAGCTTCAAGTTAACCATTTCAGGCGTTCCAAAAATTTCTTATAGAAGTtccattattaaaaaaaaaaaggtataaaaaacaaaaaaagattagGCGAAAATTGACCATAAATAAGGAAGGATTGTTAATAATAACATATTACCTGCTACTGCTAGCAACTATCCATGCTGGTTATAAATTAACTTATTACATTCTTTTAAACTTGCAACAGAAAACATTTCATGTGAAATGAAGAGACAAATGCACTATTTCAGTTTGGAAACCTTGAGCTTAATTCATTAGCTTTTCATCAGCAATCACCCAATACCATTATGCACTATAGAAACACAAAGAAATAGCCAACCAATACTTACATCCAGCATATGATCCAAGAATGGTATCCCGGTGGTACAAGTCGCAACTCCTGAGCCATCCAGGTTTATCTTTACATGCACATTTGTCTCCTTGGTGATCCTTCGAATCTCTCCAATCCGATTTGCTGTCAATTACAAATAGCAGATACTAAAAGGAAGCAATCACATACTAGCTTCACGTATtaccatgaaaaaaaaaaaaaacactaatcatcaaatacatgAACATCCCACAGAACCAAACTTCGCCAACATCAACAGAACCTAATTTGATATTATAGCATGAAGTTTAATCACCAAATACATAAAGTTTCAGCAAAATATGAAGGAAAAgagcaaaataaaaatgttatacTTATCCCATAGAACCAAACCTTGCCAATTAAACCAGAACCTAATTTGATTATATAGCAGCTAATGCAACAAAGGTTACCCCAACTAAATTAGCAAATGTTTCGTTCCCAAAATGAGATCTTTCTCAAAAGCACTCGCAGGCAcgaaataaaaatcttaactTCGGCATAAAATCCTACGAACAGTAGCTTGAATTAAGAGAAATAAGCAAATCGAAGAGGAATTACGCGAAGATTCGTCGGCCGCGATCGGGCCATTGTTCCCTTCACCAGCATGAGAAGATAGAGCAGCCATGGGGCCAGTCGCCGACCTCAAAGAGAGCGAAGAACCACGAAGGCGGGAGCTTAGATGGGTGGATTCAAAGGGGAAGGTGCGCGAAACCCCAACCCTAgatctctctagggttttgtcGACAAGGCAATAGGCGGAGACGGCGGAAGAGGTGGAAAGGCCCAGTACGGTGCTCATTTAAGGGAGAGACGGAGAAGATCCGGAGTGAGAGGAGATGGGGTtgggtggaggcggaggaggtcgtcgtcgtcgtcggcggcggcgacggcgatgcggcggcggaggaggtggtggcgagagaggaggagaaggggtcGAGAAAGGAGATgaaagagaggggggggggggggagaggaGCAAAAGAGGCATCATTTTACTGTAGTGGTATGGACCGTTCGATCGACCGTATGATTAGAATCGACGGGTAACTTTGCTTGTCTctatatagttaaaaaataaaaataaaattagaagaaaattaatttaacaaagaattaaaaattaacctTATAACTTTTTTGGGCATTGATGAAAAATCGAAACGTTGACCAGTGAAATTTCGTTGAAGTTCGTTGCCATCGTCGCACTTCAACCCGCTTTTCATCTCCCTCTCAATTTCCCTCCGccacaccccccccccccccccccccccctctctctctctctctctctctcctctctcatctcTTCGTAGCGTCTCatcatcctctctctccctcttcatcgcgctaaaaccctaatttccaaTCGAAACCCCCAATTTCTCCACTCTCTAGCCATGGTCGAGCGACGACGGAGGCCTCTGATCCTCGCCTCCACCCGCGCCATCCTCGACTCCGTCCTCAACTCCGCCAAATCCCTCGGCGCCGCGGAGGGCGACGGCGTTCTCCGCCCTCGTAGGTCTCGCTTCGCCGACGAAGATGGgggctccgcctccgcctcgctCTGGCTCAAGGCCGGGATCCTCCGCTTCGTCCCCGAAGGGGGCGGCGCAGATGAGGAGTTTAACGAGTTGTCGTCCTTCGTAGGAGTCTCCGCCGACGTTCTCAGGAGCCTGGCGATTACTTCTGGGTCTGCGGTAATGATCGCTTCCTTCTATTCAGTTTTCCTGcgataaaaaagggaaaaacaaAGATGCATTTTTGTTGTATTATTTAGGCATTTCAATAACTTCTCTGTAATTTGATTTGCTTCTCTTTTAGTTTGGGTGGGTTTGAATTATTGTTTGTTAAGCTTTTGTGTATTAAAGGTTGCAACTTTGATCAGCCTCTTTCGCCCAGCTTCTGTATAAGAGCATTTAAGTAGAACTGTTAAGTAGGACTGCTTATAGAAGAGCCAATGAATTTTTCATAATATCCAACAACAGCTTTTCTCTGCAGTGGAAGTGGAAAGCTTTGAATTTTGCGCTTCTGGTTTTGTGCCGCAGAAAATCACACCAGTTCCCCACAAtagcaaaagcttcaaattttttgtttgcgAAACGCCTGGTTTAGCATATCGgaaaattattgcttttataAATGCCCGCTTGTCCGATATCGATTCCGATATCCCTCAATTTGCTAGATTTTTAGTACAGAATTTTTTACGATTCATTGTAGTTTAATAAATCGCTGACTCTAACTATGAGAGTCCTGTCATATacttatataattattgtaaaattttatactttaagATTCTGCTTTgttactttttattattattattattttttacaatttatattttgctGATGTGCTAACATTTACAGGTTCTCATAAAAAATCCTGAGACCAATGTTGGGAGGATTGTTAAAGCCATAGTTCTCAATCGTCCAGTTCTATCTGAGACTCAGAGAGAAGAGACTCAGTTTGCAATCTCAACTTCATTTTCTCGTAACCTAATGAGTGTCTTGCCTTGTTGCATATATCCAGCACCAACCAATTTTCCCTTGAATGAGGTGGTTGCTTATGTTAGCCCACTTTTGGCCTTTAATCTCGGATTGCATGTCTCTTGCCTTAAGCTTCTTCTTCGTAGGGGAGAAGAATCGTTCAACTACTTGTCTCAAGTCGAAAGGCATGAAACAGAAGAGTGTGGAATAAGTGATTCTTATGCACATGTAGAGCTTGCTCCTTGGCCTGACTTACCTAAATACGCTTCCCACATACGAGTTTCTTTTGTAAAAGTTCCTGAATGTGGTATCCTCTCTTCTCTTAGGGGAAATTCTACTACCGAAGCGAGTGACCATCAAGATATGATAGATTTTGCTTTGAATGAGTACTTCAAAGTTGATAGATTTCTGGCTAGAGGCGATGTCTTTTCTGTTCGTAGAAATTGGAATTGCAGTTCAGAGTTGTGTCTAGTTTGCAATGAAAAGAATGCCAATGGGCTTTCCAGTAACATAATCTACTTCAAGGTAAGGTTCTTAAATATCATcctttagtaaaaaaaaaaaagttgacatTTACTTC encodes the following:
- the LOC109719880 gene encoding imidazoleglycerol-phosphate dehydratase, encoding MSTVLGLSTSSAVSAYCLVDKTLERSRVGVSRTFPFESTHLSSRLRGSSLSLRSATGPMAALSSHAGEGNNGPIAADESSPNRIGEIRRITKETNVHVKINLDGSGVATCTTGIPFLDHMLDQLASHGLFDVYVKASGDTHIDDHHTNEDVALAIGSALLQALGDRKGINRFGHFAAPLDEAAIEVILDLSGRPHLKYDLNIPTERVGTYDTQLVEHFFQSLVNTSGMTLHIYQLAGKNSHHIVEATFKAFARALRQATEYDLRRRGTVPSSKGVLSRS